The proteins below are encoded in one region of Sulfolobus sp. A20:
- the hxlB gene encoding 6-phospho-3-hexuloisomerase: protein MSSSLDDYPLSLKTMYDIAEFIIRATRAIRAEQVNKMISELENFYKNNRAGKVLVMGAGRSGLVGRAFAMRLLHLGYNSYVLGETIVPAIGKNDIVIAISGSGRTKLILTAAEAAKEAGAKLIAITSYNDSPLSKIADIVVEVPGRTKYSQNEDYFARQILGITEPLAPLGTLFEDTVQIFLDGVVAELMIRLKKTEEDLRVVHANIEL from the coding sequence TTGTCATCATCACTTGATGACTATCCTCTTTCTCTTAAAACCATGTACGATATTGCAGAATTTATTATTAGGGCTACTAGAGCCATAAGGGCAGAGCAAGTCAATAAAATGATATCTGAGCTTGAAAATTTCTATAAAAATAATCGCGCAGGTAAAGTTTTAGTGATGGGAGCTGGGCGAAGCGGATTAGTTGGTAGAGCATTTGCAATGAGGCTTCTACACTTAGGATATAATTCTTATGTATTAGGTGAGACAATTGTACCAGCTATAGGTAAAAACGATATAGTTATCGCGATTTCTGGTTCAGGGAGAACTAAATTAATATTAACGGCTGCCGAAGCTGCTAAGGAAGCTGGAGCAAAGCTAATCGCAATAACAAGTTATAACGATAGTCCACTTTCTAAGATAGCTGATATAGTAGTTGAGGTCCCTGGAAGAACTAAATACTCTCAAAACGAAGATTATTTTGCGAGACAAATTTTAGGGATAACAGAGCCACTTGCTCCTTTGGGCACACTTTTTGAAGATACTGTTCAAATATTTCTTGATGGGGTAGTAGCGGAATTAATGATAAGGTTGAAGAAAACAGAGGAAGATTTGAGAGTAGTTCACGCTAATATCGAATTATAG